The following proteins are encoded in a genomic region of Takifugu rubripes chromosome 21, fTakRub1.2, whole genome shotgun sequence:
- the ccdc180 gene encoding uncharacterized protein ccdc180 isoform X4, translated as MYIINCCFGSFRCHKYLVQIKKSAAKLHKVQLSRPLLAARQHPTAEDNTASRRLCLQSSRLHQSEDVEDVSRLPVAPAADHLSSDTTDRLTEQNSNRHQEALKQFETQLCELRQVYEDRVRSISMEVISSLKQVDLKLNIWRNRMEMMDDVSLQKVHTIWEEVQEQLNQRKMRMKELNVKLSQCETETTEQSCLALSNCCHLLDKINFLPSSSVLRLIHSQATMMNGFILGNRRSVAHLMLLLQEDTLHLESLLRLNWEECVSHWRGTRVQQIIQSFRSVCNSEDHDQLVSDQHLRETDRMLIQHCHDIIASISSLAPPTCSTSSVCDWFNQLTAVNLQMDLYKDFLHQLRSSYKRQWDNRLADLQQCKEALSSLQLSAEQVNAVVSNHLLSLIGQKKSQDEKHLAAVELQCDYTARHTVTLSRSAFAVIRGAALLWEMHNYRLHSTRQDLQQQLEQLREQQQRRIQVNKVCLSDLLTALRQESSEDSLKTTMDQTCSCLQTFTHRCPHSPEYIPGLIYHQGVCVCVCVCVCVCVRACVRACVRACVRACVRVCYSYRKCISEQYQLLDLLPSLHVEEFLSYSNNLRSFFQVNPPIILNQKQLNILLPSWSRATTEEVNAEKIEEPQELIHQNEPCALKTREDWLSEAESSLLELYDTSSQVPVLLSESVTHTCPAFRCPAHDPLQKTRLSFFPMELLEEELSRMRILFLEHLEQHLHDVINCAVTTVTENKEVICLEQQLMLKQMNLEHIQTRIYQPRLAELQHHTHCVDLHCEELRAVVASCQAELQELQSSIRRRNNDFVVMVINMEHALMTKNSSQLLDSFSSTLQERLDTHMKHTQDCQSSCCHMVQLRLEEIGANVTQHLSSFRFFSEGGNFAPQEVKVFQRRLTEEIKMLTVSEENIYREQEEFQLTSFQQVKEVADRLQEKINLLKPEVKLREKVQKMMRTTQLLLKTEVDISNQQYSLISRRLVSLKMMMADSQVCPHQVSSHALAVSNHLRKYCRDMDVSLKSIRGSPKKKQMRNMSSPAALQPVRGAADLLEDPVVGVIRSLNRLCSVQDAVAEREISVTAVQSPVHQPRKTPVQQPGGKEVESFSTLCSFFSRVTSVLSTANDEILLVGQDFYRSERSALGDFLLLPDTLDKWAESHQMGLLGYQEHANMFLSKRREELEHLVCSLDELLRSLPSVMISIHEQQQCTKLKEDVDRVRFKLEETLIWSQKEMEQVVQQLGPSLTNEELRRLNEREELRQQQMQGNICDTHLQIQKCVQVRQETFVSSLESLTEKLLELMFIPDEMEDILVHRSPGGSTVTMDSDTTQTCTVSRSDDPAPIVTIATAATNSYSGTHLLVMEPRDTAIKRFQQLIISELSKSDDSKQQYLSELQKWNMDWSHHINTIIHTD; from the exons GTGTATGAAGACCGGGTGAGAAGCATTAGCATGGAGGTGATCTCCTCACTGAAGCAAGTGGACCTCAAATTAAACATTTGGAGGAACAGAATGGAGATGATGGACGATGTCAGCCTGCAG AAGGTTCACACTATatgggaggaggtgcaggagcagTTGAACCAGAGGAAGATGCGGATGAAGGAGCTGAATGTCAAACTGAGCCAATGTGAAACAGAAACAACTGAACAG AGCTGCCTGGCTCTGTCcaactgctgccacctgctggataAAATCAACTTTCTGCCTTCTTCTAGTGTCCTCAGACTGATCCACAGTCAGGCCacg atGATGAATGGGTTCATTCTGGGAAACCGGCGCAGTGTGGCTCATCTGatgcttctcctccaggaggacaCCTTGCACCTGGAGTCTCTCCTCCGTCTGAActgggaggagtgtgtgagccaCTGGAGGGGTACCAGGGTCCAGCAGATTATACAGAGCTTCAG GAGTGTCTGCAACAGTGAAGACCATGATCAGCTGGTCTCAGATCAGCACTTGAGAGAGACTGATAGAATGCTGATACAACACTGCCATGACATCATCGCCTCCATCAG ctctctggccccgcccacctgctccaccagctccgtCTGTGATTGGTTCAACCAGCTGACAGCAGTTAATCTGCAAATGG ACCTTTATAAAGACTTCCTCCATCAGCTACGATCATCTTACAAACGTCAGTGGGACAATCGATTAGCTGACCTACAGCAGTGTAAG gaggcgctCTCATCGCTGCAACTGTCAGCAGAGCAGGTAAATGCTGTTGTCTCCAATCATCTTCTCTCTCTGATTGGACAGAAGAAGAGTCAGGATGAGAAGCACCTGGCTGCTGTTGAG ctgcagtgtgATTACACTGCCCGACACACCGTCACTCTGAGCAGGTCTGCCTTTGCTGTAATCAGAGGAGCAGCATTGCTCTGGGAGATGCATAACTATAGGTTACACAGCACACGACAAGACTTGCAGCAACAACTGGAGCAACTCAGAGAGCAACAGCAGCGCCGCATTCAG GTGAACAAGGTGTGTCTCAGTGACCTACTGACTGCACTCCGTCAAGAGAGCAGTGAAGATTCTCTGAAGACCACTATGGACCAAACTTGCTCCTGCCTGCAGACCTTCACCCACAGGTGCCCACACAGCCCAGAATATATCCCTGGACTTATATAtcatcagggtgtgtgtgtgtgtgtgtgtgtgtgtgtgtgtgtgtgcgtgcgtgcgtgcgtgcgtgcgtgcgtgcgtgcgtgcgtgcgtgcgtgcgtgcgtgtgtgttacagCTACAGAAAATGTATCTCTGAACAGTATCAGCTGTTGGATCTCCTACCATCTCTCCATGTGGAAGAGTTCCTCTCCTACAGCAACAATCTCAGATCTTTCTTCCAAGTCAACCCTCCCATCATACTG AATCAGAAACAGCTGAACATACTCCTCCCGTCATGGAGCAGAGCAACCACAGAGG AGGTAAATGCAGAAAAAATTGAGGAACCACAAGAGTTGATCCATCAAAATGAGCCTTGTGCTTTAAAGACACGTGAGGATTGGCTGTCTGAG GCAGAGTCTTCCCTACTGGAGCTCTATGACACCAGCAGTCAAGTCCCAGTCCTATTATCTGAGAGCGTTACTCATACCTGCCCTGCCTTCCGGTGCCCTGCCCATGACCCACTCCAGAAAACACGCCTGAGCTTCTTTCCCATGGAGCTGCTTGAAGAAGAACTCAGCAG GATGAGGATTCTGTTCTTGGAGCATTTGGAACAGCACCTTCATGATGTCATTAATTGTGCTGTCACCACGgtgacagaaaataaagaagtgATATGTTTGGAGCAGCAGCTAATGTTGAAACAGATGAACCTAGAACACATCCAGACCAGAATATACCAACCACGACTGg ctgagctgcagcatcacacacactgtgtggACCTTCACTGTGAGGAGCTCCGTGCTGTGGTGGCCTCATGTCAGGCAGAGCTTCAGGAGCTGCAGTCCTCCATCAGGAGAAGAAACAATGActttgttgtcatggtaatAAATATGGAGCATGCTCTCATGACAAAAAACAGCAGCCAGTT gctgGACAGTTTTAGCTCCACCCTGCAGGAGcgtctggacacacacatgaaacatacTCAGGACTGCCAGAGCAGCTGTTGCCACATGGTCCAGCTGAGACTGGAGGAGATCGGAGCCAACGTTACGCAACACCTCAGCTCCTTTAG GTTTTTTAGTGAAGGAGGAAATTTTGCACCTCAGGAGGTAAAGGTGTTTCAGAGAAGACTTACAGAGGAGATTAAAATGCTGACTGTGTCAGAAGAGAATATctacagagagcaggaggagttCCAGCTCACAAGTTTCCAGCAG GTAAAGGAGGTGGCCGACCGGCTGCAGGAGAAGATCAATCTACTCAAGCCTGAGGTCAAACTCAGGGAAAAGGTCCAGAAAATGATGAGGACAACTCAACTTCTTCTGAAGACCGAG GTAGACATCAGTAACCAGCAATATTCACTAATCAGCAGAAGGCTGGTCAGTTTAAAGATGATGATGGCGGATTCACAG GTGTGCCCCCATCAGGTGTCTTCTCATGCGTTAGCAGTGAGTAACCACTTGAGGAAGTATTGTCGGGACATGGACGTTTCACTG AAAAGCATCAGAGGGTCTCCTAAAAAGAAGCAGATGCGGAACATGTCTTCACCTGCTGCACTGCAACCGGTCAGGGGGGCTGCGGACCTCCTGGAGGACCCGGTTGTGGGTGTCATCAGGTCACTGAACAG ATTGTGTTCAGTCCAAGATGCTGTAGCAGAACGAGAAATATCAGTTACAG CAGTGCAGAGTCCAGTCCATCAACCCAGAAAGACTCCAGTCCAGCAAcctggagggaaagaggtggagTCTTTTAGTACACTATG CTCCTTTTTTTCCAGAGTGACGTCTGTGCTGTCGACAGCAAACGATGAGATCCTGCTGGTTGGTCAG GACTTCTATAGAAGTGAGCGGTCCGCTCTTGGCGACTTCCTCCTGCTCCCAGATACTTTAGACAAGTGGGCTGAAAGCCATCAGATGGGGCTGCTGGGATACCAGGAACACGCCAACATGTTTCTAAGCAAGAGGAGAGAAG AGCTCGAACACCTGGTGTGCAGCCTCGATGAGTTGCTGAGATCTTTACCCTCAGTAATGATTAGTATCCATGAGCAGCAACAGTGCACGAAGCTTAAAGAGGATGTGGACAGAGTCAGATTTAAACTTGAGGAGACCCTTATCTGGAGCCAGAAGGAAATG GAGCAGGTTGTCCAACAGTTGGGGCCATCATTGACAaatgaggagctgaggaggttgaatgagagagaggagctcagacagcagcagatgcaaGGCAACATTtgtgacacacacctgcaaattCAG AAATGTGtccaggtgagacaggagacatTTGTGAGTTCATTGGAGTCTCTgacagagaagctgctggagtTGATGTTCATACCTGACG AAATGGAGGATATCCTAGTGCATCGCTCTCCTGGTGGCAGCACTGTTACCATGGATTCAGACACAACACAAACGTGTACAGTCAGCAG ATCTGATGACCCTGCACCCATTGTCACCATAGCAACTGCAGCAACCAACAGTTATTCAGGAACACACCTGCTTGTGATGGAGCCGAGAGACACAGCTATAAAG aggttTCAGCAGTTGATTATATCAGAATTATCAAAGTCAGATGACAGCAAACAACAATACCTGAGTGAACTGCAGAAGTGGAACATGGACTGGAGTCATCATATCAACACCATAATacacacagactga